A genomic region of Pelodiscus sinensis isolate JC-2024 chromosome 1, ASM4963464v1, whole genome shotgun sequence contains the following coding sequences:
- the LOC102456588 gene encoding P2Y purinoceptor 8, which yields MVTNTTQLDNDTLDMLQNKVIQSTLPAVYFSVAIISIPGHIFSLCVFFRHIKPKTPSVIFMINLSITDLTLAFCLPFQISYHWKNNNWIFGKSICSLVTVMFYTNMYTSILTMTCISIERYLGVVYPMKLVQWRRKRYALAACLGMWAFLLLALYPLASSDLTYEVKALGIITCFDVLKWDMLPNIAAWAIFLLTLFVLLFLIPFIVTVVCYIATIRKLIQTSSKQGSRQKTRSIYLAAVVLLVFVTCFAPNNFILFVHMISRLFFEKSFYPAYKLTLGLSCLNNCLDPFVYYFVSKEFYQAIRCKAPYNDSLETRRESLFSGRTMSVRSMSSGPMEGLDGVKDCLQRQESVF from the coding sequence ATGGTAACAAATACAACCCAACTGGACAATGATACACTGGACATGCTTCAGAACAAAGTTATTCAAAGCACCCTCCCAGCTGTGTACTTCTCGGTGGCCATCATCAGCATCCCTGGGCATATATTCTCACTTTGCGTGTTCTTCCGGCACATCAAACCCAAGACACCTTCAGTCATCTTCATGATTAACCTTAGCATCACAGACCTTACCCTGGCATTCTGTTTACCTTTCCAGATTAGCTATCACTGGAAAAACAACAACTGGATCTTTGGTAAGAGCATTTGCAGCTTAGTCACAGTGATGTTCTACACAAACATGTATACTTCCATACTCACCATGACCTGCATCAGCATCGAGAGGTACTTGGGAGTGGTGTATCCCATGAAATTAGTCCAGTGGAGAAGAAAGAGATATGCTCTAGCTGCCTGCTTGGGGATGTGGGCCTTTTTGCTATTAGCTCTGTACCCACTGGCAAGCTCAGATCTGACCTATGAAGTAAAAGCATTAGGGATCATAACTTGTTTTGACGTGCTGAAATGGGATATGTTGCCCAATATTGCAGCATGGGCAATTTTTCTTCTCACGCTGTTTGTTCTTCTCTTCCTGATCCCATTCATAGTGACAGTAGTCTGCTACATAGCCACTATTCGGAAGCTCATTCAGACCTCTAGCAAACAAGGGAGTAGGCAGAAGACTAGATCTATTTACTTGGCTGCAGTTGTCCTCTTGGTATTCGTCACTTGCTTCGCCCCTAATAACTTCATTCTATTTGTGCACATGATCAGCCGTCTCTTTTTCGAAAAGAGCTTCTACCCTGCTTACAAGCTCACCCTGGGCCTCAGTTGCCTGAACAACTGCCTAGATCCATTTGTTTACTATTTCGTATCCAAAGAATTTTATCAGGCAATAAGATGTAAAGCACCGTACAATGACAGTTTGGAGACCAGAAGGGAAAGTTTATTCTCTGGCAGGACAATGTCAGTCAGGTCTATGTCAAGTGGGCCTATGGAAGGGTTAGATGGAGTTAAGGATTGTTTGCAAAGACAAGAAAGTGTTTTTTAA